One region of Chryseobacterium sp. C-71 genomic DNA includes:
- a CDS encoding FeoA family protein encodes MKDNYLQTLSRFPKNKLGKILGYDNDHLKMPNKIIEMGLLPETVFRILYQAPFNGPLYVEFGEEKSRIALRKEEGEFIMVEDWN; translated from the coding sequence TTGAAAGATAACTATTTACAAACATTAAGCAGATTTCCTAAGAACAAACTTGGGAAAATTTTGGGCTATGACAATGATCATTTGAAGATGCCCAACAAAATCATAGAAATGGGGCTTTTGCCTGAAACTGTTTTCAGAATTCTGTATCAGGCTCCTTTTAATGGTCCTTTATATGTGGAATTTGGTGAAGAAAAAAGCCGCATTGCACTTCGCAAAGAAGAAGGTGAATTTATCATGGTAGAAGATTGGAATTGA
- a CDS encoding GLPGLI family protein yields MKNLFSIVLIAAFAIANAQETANRFFYELTYAPNKDSLEKKNKEMTILDITKDKSIYRDYLAVSQDSILKVEVEAMQKAGTFKDLSKSVKQPKFSHIITKTYPSMDVSYADYILQDKVSYKDDKPLDWKISSDKAKIGEYNTQKATASFGGRNWIAWFATDVPFQDGPYKFKGLPGLIVKVEDDAKNYSWELKGNKKIADYNAESYSEKLMKQFGQGRNNLEVNREKFEQMYAAYKKDPFGSIRSQLSQIPADAKMPDGTSMSQMMRDAEDRIKKQLSENSNSIEVTAASEKVKSKK; encoded by the coding sequence ATGAAAAATTTATTTTCAATAGTATTGATTGCAGCTTTTGCAATTGCTAATGCACAGGAAACGGCAAACAGATTCTTTTATGAACTGACCTATGCGCCAAATAAAGATTCTTTAGAAAAAAAGAACAAGGAAATGACAATTTTGGATATCACAAAAGATAAATCTATTTACAGAGATTATCTTGCGGTTTCTCAAGACTCAATTTTAAAAGTTGAGGTTGAGGCAATGCAAAAAGCCGGAACATTTAAGGACCTTTCAAAGTCTGTAAAACAGCCGAAATTCTCTCATATCATTACTAAAACTTATCCATCAATGGATGTTTCTTATGCAGACTATATTCTTCAGGATAAAGTAAGTTATAAAGATGACAAACCTCTTGATTGGAAGATTTCTAGTGACAAAGCTAAAATTGGAGAATATAATACACAAAAAGCTACAGCTTCATTTGGCGGTAGAAACTGGATTGCATGGTTTGCTACTGATGTTCCTTTTCAGGATGGACCATATAAATTTAAAGGTTTGCCTGGTTTAATAGTAAAAGTGGAGGATGATGCAAAAAATTATTCTTGGGAATTAAAGGGAAACAAAAAAATTGCAGATTACAATGCTGAAAGTTATTCAGAAAAACTGATGAAACAATTCGGGCAGGGAAGAAACAATCTTGAAGTAAACAGAGAAAAGTTTGAGCAAATGTATGCTGCATATAAAAAAGATCCTTTTGGAAGCATCAGATCACAATTGTCACAAATTCCAGCAGATGCAAAAATGCCCGATGGAACTTCAATGTCTCAAATGATGAGAGACGCAGAAGATAGAATAAAAAAACAGTTAAGTGAAAATAGCAATTCTATTGAAGTAACTGCGGCATCAGAAAAAGTGAAAAGTAAAAAATAG